CACCTGTGCCCAATTTCTGGCGCACAATTTGATAACCTTTTCTTTATCGCTGATAAAGTTATTCCATGCCCGACTGCATTGTATGACAATATCCTCATAGCTATCAAAGCATTGATTGGCCAACTCATTTTGCCTAAGCCATTGCCATACCTGCTCGATTGGGTTTAGCTCTGGAGAATAGGGCGGAAGCTTGATGATACTCACGTTATCTAGGTCATGCGCAATATCGTCTGTATGCCAACCCGCACCATCCATAATCACTACTGCATAGCGATCCAGTTGTGTGCGATTTGATATTAATTGTAAATGTTGTCTCATAATGTCTTTGTTCACCACAGGGGTTATCAAGGCTTCTGTTTCACCTGTCGCTGGGCATACAGCCCCAAATAAATGCGCATACTCAAACTGTTGTTGCTTGACCGCTCTAGGGCGACTACCTTTGTTCGCCCATAAACGTGTAGTGGTGTTCTGTTGACCTATTCTAGCCTCATCTTGAAACCAAATATCGACTTTATCCAGTGTGACATGGCCTGGGATCAATTTGATCGTTTCAATCTGCAGTTTTTTTAAACTCGTCTTGAGCTTCTTGGGACTGCTTAGGGTGCTTAGAGCGACTGGTTATCCAAGAAAACCCTAGCTGATGCAGTAGACGATATATGTTAGTCAGGCCATAGGTAATATCAAATTCTTGCTTCACATAGTCAATGATGAGTGTGCCTTTGAGCCTTCCACCATCAGGTTTTATGGCATGAGACTCAATGTAAATTTTCAACGTCTGCAGTTGCTCAGCTGATAAAGCACAAGGCCGACCAGAGCGCGGCTTTTCCTTTAATCCGTCCAAACCATCTTGGTTGAAGCGCTTCACCCACTCATTCACCATTCTACGGCTGACGTGCAGATACCGAGCCGCTTGCGTGCGATTAACGCCTTGTTGAATATGTGAAAGGGCCATTAATCTGACTCGCATCCGAGCATTTTTTTCCTTCGCTATGAGTGTCGAAAAATCGATATTTTTTAAGCTATGCATGAGAAGAATTAAGATAAGAATACATAACTCAATTAGATCACAAACTTAGTGAAAATGGTATAAGGTGAGTATCATCAAGCTTCCGCCCTATTCTCCAGAGCTAAACCCAATCGAGCAGGTATGGCAATGGCTTAGGCAAAATGAGTTGGCCAATCAATGCTTTGATAGCTATGAGGATATTGTCATACAATGCAGTCGGGCATGGAATAACTTTATCAGCGATAAAGAAAAGGTTATCAAATTGTGCGCCAGAAATTGGGCACAGGTGGGAAATTAATTATCGTGATTGGTATTACTTCTTTTTGCTGTTGAAAAGAAGTAAATCGGGTCGCAGGGATGCGGCTTGAAAAAAGGCATGGATGCCGTACGCGAAGCGTATAGTAAGCGCAGCGCATGCTTAGTTCGCGAAGCGTATAGTGTGCAAAGCACATAAGTGAACGAAGTGAATAATCTTTGTGAGCAAAGCGAATGCTTTTAAAAATAAAAATGGTGCCGACTACCGGAGTCGAACTGCTATGAGGCTTAGCTACTGATTACAAGTCAGTTTGAGATGATCTGAAGAAAAAATGGTGCCGACTACCGGAGTCGAACTGGTGACCTACTGATTACAAGTCAGTTGCTCTACCAACTGAGCTAAGTCGGCACTGTTTTTTACTTCAAGTGACGCTACTTTCAGGTTGTTGGTAAACTACCTTATTAGGCGGTTAGCCCCGAAAGCGAGCGCTATTCTATTCACAAATAAAATTTTGTCAAACAAATAACGCAATTAGTTTTCAACTGCTTAAAACTGCGCCAATCTTGCGGCTTCGTCTTTGAGCATGGGGAAAAATTCTTCAGGCAAATATTCAACCAATGCTTGTATGCTTTTCGATAACTCTTTGTAGTTATCTGCGCAAAGATTGAAATGCCCCATCTTACGCTTAACTCTTGGCGTTTTACCATACCAATGAAGGTGGCAACCAGGGATACTCAACATATCTCTGTTGAAGTCTTTACAGCCAATAATATTAATCATCGCTGTAGTACGTGTGACTTTAGTCGAACCTAAAGGTAGTCCTCTGACCGCACGTAAATGGTTTTCGAATTGACAGGTCTCTGCACCTTGCATGGTCCAATGCCCAGAATTATGCACCCTAGGGGCGATTTCATTCACCAACAACTGCTGACCCATTTGGAAAAATTCAACCGCCAATACACCCACGTAATCTAGAGATTCGGCTAACTTAGTGAAAATTTCTTGGGCTTGCAGATTTAGATCTTCATCGATATTAGTTGCTGGGGCGATAGAGACATGCAATTGGCCTTCGTAATGTAGGTTTTCCGCTAAAGGGTAAAATGCGATATCGCCAGCTTGATTACGCACAGCAACTAACGAGACTTCCCGTTCAAAAGACAGCATTTTTTCTACAATTAAGGGCACTTCATTTAGATCTAATTTTGCCAAATGTCTTTTTAAATCAGGCAACTGTGACTTGTCTTTTAAGCGCCATTGGCCATAACCATCATAACCATCACGACTGGCTTTGATAATGAGTTTTTCACCCAACTTATCAATTGCTGCATCAAGTTGATCTACTTCAGTGACAATAGAAAAGGGACAATTAGCGATACCTAGTTTTTCCAATAACTTTTTTTCACGTACTCTATCAGCACCAGTTAATATGGCTTCGGCACTAGGTTTTAATTTATTGCTAGCGTGTACTGTTTCAAGTAACGCTTCAGGTATATGTTCAAATTCAACTGTGACAACATTCGCTTCTTCTATAGCTGTATCTAAAGAACAATTGACAACATTTTTACTGATAGGATCAACTATTTTATTATCAGCGACATCCACAGCCTGTACTGTTAACCCCAGAGGATGACCCGCTAAAGCCATCATTCTTGCTAGTTGTCCAGAACCTAATACTAAAATACTCATATCACACGACTCACGGCAATTCTAAAGCGGGTTGGGCTAAAACTGTGGCGGTTTGTTCAGCTCGGAATGTCTTAATGGCTGCTGATACTTTAGTGTCTTGCAAAGCTATAATTTGTGCAGCTAATAAACCAGCATTCGCCGCACCCGCTTCACCTATAGCTAAGGTCCCAACTGCCACGCCTTTTGGCATCTGCACAATAGATAACAAAGAATCAATACCATTAAGTTGACTTGAACGCACTGGCACACCAAATACAGGCAAATGGGTATGAGCAGCTATCATGCCAGGTAAATGTGCGGCACCACCCGCACCACCAATGATCACTTGAAAGCCTAAATCAGCGGCTTGTTCAGCGAACTCGGTTAAAAGCTGAGGTGTACGGTGAGCTGAAACAACTTTGGCTTCGTAATCAACGCCAAGCTTTTCTAACATAAGAGCAGCTTGCTGCATGGTTGGCCAATCTGATTTTGAACCCATCACTATTGCCACTTTAGGCATAACTTTTCTCGCTTAAATTAATTCTAAGTTGAGTGGACATAGATTTATAAAATCTGCTATGTCCCTAAAATTTGAAGCTGGCTATTGTAGCCCATTGCTATTCGCTAAGAAACCTTAAGCCGTATCGTGACAATTAACAAAACCAGTGGGTCTGTAAAATACGAATGGTCTTACAAGCTTTATAAATAGCAGTCGCTTTAAAATAAAAAATCCGCCCAAGGTTTCCCGCGGGCGGATTGTAAACGTTAAATATGTTTAACTTTTTTGTCTACGCATGGCAGTGAAAAACTCATCATTGGTTTTTGTCATTGACAATTTACCAATCAAAAATTCCATTGCATCAATTTCAGACATTTCATGTACGATTTTACGTAAAATCCACATTTTCTGTAATTCATCTTGGGTAGTCAGTAATTCTTCACGACGAGTACCTGAGCGATTGTAATCAATAGCTGGGAATACACGTTTTTCTGCAATTTTACGATTCAGGTGTAATTCCATATTACCTGTACCTTTAAATTCTTCGTAGATAACTTCGTCCATTTTAGAACCTGTATCTATCAGTGCAGTAGCGATAATGGTTAAACTACCACCTTCTTCAATATTACGAGCAGCGCCAAAGAAACGCTTGGGTTTGTGTAATGCATTGGCATCAACACCACCTGTTAGCACTTTACCTGATGAAGGAATAACAGTGTTATATGCTCTAGCTAAACGGGTGATTGAGTCTAATAAAATCACCACGTCTTTTTTATGTTCAACTAAACGCTTGGCTTTTTCGATTACCATTTCAGCTACTTGCACATGGCGACTAGCTGGCTCATCAAAAGTAGAGGCAATGACTTCGCCGCGAACAAGGCGTTGCATTTCAGTTACTTCTTCTGGACGTTCGTCAATTAATAATACCATTAACAAACATTCTGGATGGTTGGCCGCTATTGATTGAGCAATATTTTGTAATAATAAAGTTTTACCCGCTTTTGGCGGTGCCACTATCAAACCACGTTGGCCACGGCCAATAGGAGAAGCTAAATCTAAAACTCGTGCGGTGATATCTTCACTACTACCATTGCCACGTTCCATAGTTAAACGTTCGTTGGCATGTAAGGGAGTTAAGTTTTCGAATAAAATTTTATTACGAGAATTTTCTGGGCGGTCGTAGTTTACTTCGGCTATTTTTAACAGGGCAAAGTAACGTTCGCTGTCTTTTGGTGGGCGAATTTTCCCAGCTATGGTGTCGCCAGTACGTAAGTTAAAACGTCTAATTTGACTTGGCGATACATAGATATCATCAGGCCCAGCTAAATAAGATGAATCATTGGAACGCAAGAAGCCAAAGCCGTCTTGAAGAATTTCCAATACACCGTTGCCAAATATATCTTCACCGCTTTTGGCGTGAGATTTTAAAATGGAAAAGATGATGTCTTGTTTACGTGCACGAGCCATATTTTCTAGCTTCATTTCTTCGGCTAGACTTACGAGTTCGCTGATCGGTTTATTCTTGAGTTCCGTTAGGTTCATAATTGGTGGGTCTTTTTTGCTAAAAGCTTGGCTTTACAGCCAAGTTTGATTGAATGATTCAATGGTATTTACTTATTTACTATTTTTGAGTTGAGCAAAACTAAAATACAAGGTCTGTTCAGGTAAGAACATGATAAAACTTAGCATCAAAAATCAACTTAGTCTAGAAAATTGTTTGCTATGTAATCAACTCAGTTAATTTTTTGTATCTTAATACAACTAATTACAGGCTTATTGCTATAAATTTAGATAAAAATAAAAAACTCAGTTTCAAGT
The sequence above is a segment of the Paraglaciecola sp. L3A3 genome. Coding sequences within it:
- a CDS encoding IS630 family transposase (programmed frameshift); amino-acid sequence: MHSLKNIDFSTLIAKEKNARMRVRLMALSHIQQGVNRTQAARYLHVSRRMVNEWVKRFNQDGLDGLKEKPRSGRPCALSAEQLQTLKIYIESHAIKPDGGRLKGTLIIDYVKQEFDITYGLTNIYRLLHQLGFSWITSRSKHPKQSQEAQDEFKKLQIETIKLIPGHVTLDKVDIWFQDEARIGQQNTTTRLWANKGSRPRAVKQQQFEYAHLFGAVCPATGETEALITPVVNKDIMRQHLQLISNRTQLDRYAVVIMDGAGWHTDDIAHDLDNVSIIKLPPYSPELNPIEQVWQWLRQNELANQCFDSYEDIVIQCSRAWNNFISDKEKVIKLCARNWAQVGN
- a CDS encoding 5-(carboxyamino)imidazole ribonucleotide synthase — encoded protein: MSILVLGSGQLARMMALAGHPLGLTVQAVDVADNKIVDPISKNVVNCSLDTAIEEANVVTVEFEHIPEALLETVHASNKLKPSAEAILTGADRVREKKLLEKLGIANCPFSIVTEVDQLDAAIDKLGEKLIIKASRDGYDGYGQWRLKDKSQLPDLKRHLAKLDLNEVPLIVEKMLSFEREVSLVAVRNQAGDIAFYPLAENLHYEGQLHVSIAPATNIDEDLNLQAQEIFTKLAESLDYVGVLAVEFFQMGQQLLVNEIAPRVHNSGHWTMQGAETCQFENHLRAVRGLPLGSTKVTRTTAMINIIGCKDFNRDMLSIPGCHLHWYGKTPRVKRKMGHFNLCADNYKELSKSIQALVEYLPEEFFPMLKDEAARLAQF
- the purE gene encoding 5-(carboxyamino)imidazole ribonucleotide mutase, with product MPKVAIVMGSKSDWPTMQQAALMLEKLGVDYEAKVVSAHRTPQLLTEFAEQAADLGFQVIIGGAGGAAHLPGMIAAHTHLPVFGVPVRSSQLNGIDSLLSIVQMPKGVAVGTLAIGEAGAANAGLLAAQIIALQDTKVSAAIKTFRAEQTATVLAQPALELP
- the rho gene encoding transcription termination factor Rho, which codes for MNLTELKNKPISELVSLAEEMKLENMARARKQDIIFSILKSHAKSGEDIFGNGVLEILQDGFGFLRSNDSSYLAGPDDIYVSPSQIRRFNLRTGDTIAGKIRPPKDSERYFALLKIAEVNYDRPENSRNKILFENLTPLHANERLTMERGNGSSEDITARVLDLASPIGRGQRGLIVAPPKAGKTLLLQNIAQSIAANHPECLLMVLLIDERPEEVTEMQRLVRGEVIASTFDEPASRHVQVAEMVIEKAKRLVEHKKDVVILLDSITRLARAYNTVIPSSGKVLTGGVDANALHKPKRFFGAARNIEEGGSLTIIATALIDTGSKMDEVIYEEFKGTGNMELHLNRKIAEKRVFPAIDYNRSGTRREELLTTQDELQKMWILRKIVHEMSEIDAMEFLIGKLSMTKTNDEFFTAMRRQKS